In Marinicella rhabdoformis, a genomic segment contains:
- a CDS encoding GspH/FimT family pseudopilin: MRKGDGFTLIEVLVVLVMLAIIAGTVAFNMSGSMKATKIRAASKDLVAALRYTRSQAVVKHKEQRLMIDVESKSYQAPGKKKVTFPEGMELKVFAAESEVPSETQAGFRFFSDGSSTGGRVTLIYEERFWRINVAWLTGEIRLFQDTEV, from the coding sequence ATGCGAAAAGGCGACGGTTTCACTTTGATTGAAGTTTTGGTGGTGTTGGTCATGTTGGCCATCATTGCAGGTACCGTTGCGTTTAATATGTCTGGTTCCATGAAAGCCACAAAAATCAGGGCGGCAAGCAAAGATTTGGTGGCGGCATTAAGATATACACGTTCTCAGGCGGTCGTTAAACATAAAGAGCAGCGTCTGATGATAGACGTTGAAAGCAAATCTTATCAAGCACCTGGAAAAAAGAAAGTGACTTTTCCTGAAGGCATGGAGCTGAAGGTTTTTGCGGCAGAGTCGGAAGTGCCAAGTGAAACTCAAGCGGGTTTTAGGTTCTTTTCAGATGGTTCTTCAACGGGTGGACGTGTGACCTTAATCTATGAAGAGCGTTTTTGGCGGATCAATGTGGCTTGGCTTACTGGAGAAATCCGTTTGTTTCAAGACACTGAGGTTTAA
- the gspG gene encoding type II secretion system major pseudopilin GspG, with protein MKNRKKFSAAQQGFSLIEVLVVMTILAVIFGMVVRNVTGGQDKAKQKQAQIMVQKLTQAVQEFSLDTGNLPDSLDQLVNDSGDSMWMGPYVKEKELKDPWGESYHYSTQSQHGQSFDVYSYGKDKSPGGDKLGLDIGNWQ; from the coding sequence ATGAAAAATAGAAAAAAATTCAGCGCAGCGCAACAAGGTTTCAGTTTGATTGAGGTTTTGGTTGTGATGACCATTTTGGCTGTTATTTTTGGCATGGTGGTAAGGAATGTGACTGGAGGCCAAGACAAAGCCAAGCAAAAACAAGCACAGATTATGGTGCAAAAATTAACCCAAGCAGTGCAAGAATTCAGTTTGGATACGGGTAATTTACCTGATTCATTGGATCAGCTGGTTAATGATTCAGGTGATTCGATGTGGATGGGCCCTTATGTCAAGGAAAAAGAGCTGAAAGACCCATGGGGTGAGTCTTATCACTATTCTACCCAGTCACAACACGGTCAAAGTTTTGATGTTTATTCATATGGAAAAGACAAAAGCCCAGGTGGTGATAAGTTGGGTTTAGATATTGGTAATTGGCAGTAA
- a CDS encoding type II secretion system F family protein, whose product MAQFIYKAITPTGEQLEGQMEAFSEAEVIVKIQEAGNIPVLAKEMKAGFSFENLMANRKKVSQKQVGFFTEQLATLLNSGMPLDRSLSVMIELSDDERIKTMVEQIRDKVRGGGSLSDAMEEQHGVFSTMYTNMVRAGEMGGTLELSLQRLSDYLKSSKELKDSVVSAMIYPAILLVLAVGSLFILLAKVVPKFKPLFEDANIELPLLTQVVFAGAELVQSFWWVFVILIVAVVAIIKQQLKDTEFRFKVDQKMLKLPLFGELITRVETAKFTRTLGTLADSGVPLLSGLGVAKKVINNTVLSKAIANATEKVKHGIPLSDALAKEESFPRLAQQLLSVGEETGNLDEMLVRASDTYDSEVKNTIDRMLSVLVPILVLALAGMIFTIVFAILMPMMNMSELVG is encoded by the coding sequence ATGGCTCAATTTATCTACAAAGCAATCACTCCGACAGGCGAACAATTGGAAGGTCAAATGGAAGCTTTCAGTGAAGCTGAGGTGATTGTTAAAATTCAAGAAGCAGGCAACATTCCTGTTTTAGCTAAAGAAATGAAGGCGGGGTTTTCATTTGAAAACTTGATGGCCAACCGCAAGAAAGTGTCACAAAAACAGGTTGGTTTTTTTACTGAGCAACTTGCCACATTGTTGAATTCTGGTATGCCTTTGGATCGGTCGTTGTCAGTGATGATTGAACTGTCAGATGATGAGCGCATCAAAACCATGGTTGAACAGATTAGAGATAAAGTTCGTGGTGGTGGTTCGTTATCAGATGCAATGGAAGAGCAGCATGGCGTTTTTTCAACCATGTACACCAATATGGTTCGTGCCGGAGAAATGGGCGGCACTTTAGAGCTCTCATTACAGCGACTAAGTGATTACTTGAAATCTTCAAAAGAGCTTAAAGATTCGGTGGTTTCTGCGATGATTTATCCTGCCATTTTATTGGTGCTGGCTGTGGGTTCTTTGTTTATTTTGTTGGCCAAAGTGGTGCCTAAATTTAAACCTTTGTTTGAAGATGCAAACATTGAATTACCTTTGTTAACTCAGGTGGTGTTTGCAGGTGCTGAATTGGTGCAAAGTTTTTGGTGGGTGTTTGTAATTTTAATTGTGGCAGTGGTTGCAATAATAAAACAACAACTGAAAGACACAGAATTTCGATTTAAAGTCGATCAAAAAATGCTCAAACTGCCTTTGTTTGGCGAGTTGATTACCCGTGTGGAAACAGCAAAGTTCACTCGCACGTTGGGTACCTTGGCAGACAGTGGTGTACCCTTGCTATCTGGCTTGGGCGTGGCAAAAAAAGTGATAAACAACACGGTGTTGTCTAAAGCGATAGCCAATGCGACTGAAAAGGTCAAGCACGGCATACCTTTGTCAGATGCTTTGGCTAAAGAAGAGTCCTTCCCGCGATTGGCGCAGCAGTTGCTGAGTGTGGGTGAGGAGACAGGTAATTTAGATGAGATGCTGGTCAGGGCATCTGATACTTATGACAGTGAAGTTAAAAATACAATAGACCGCATGTTGTCGGTGTTGGTACCTATTTTGGTATTGGCATTGGCAGGTATGATTTTTACCATAGTGTTCGCCATCTTGATGCCGATGATGAACATGAGTGAATTGGTTGGTTAA
- the gspE gene encoding type II secretion system ATPase GspE, with protein sequence MTTDKTEDQAETITATDVQDVPEKPKGFEAQLCEYLVEQGRIKEEDLQRGVRLHHESFGGSLVPLLVRLGLASERDVALSLHELMDLPLMNDKSMPETVTTETEFPLRFMRESQFVPIDESDDTLSVVMVYPFDEFLIKAINMAAHKKIDIKIGMPSDVENAIEKYFGGGKSAMGQIVEGLSHDGDEEEDVEHLKDLASEAPVIRLVNMVMQRAVESRASDIHIEPFENRLKVRYRVDGVLHEVESPPARSTSAVISRIKIMAKLNIAERRLPQDGRIMLRVQGKELDLRVSTVPTSYGESVVMRILDRESIVFDFHQLGFRENTLDPFMKVLEMPHGILLVTGPTGSGKTTTLYTALQKLNTEDRKIITVEDPVEYQLTGINQIQAKSSIGLDFSSALRAIVRQDPDIIMIGEMRDLETARIAIQSALTGHLVLSTIHTNSAAGGITRLIDMGVEDYLLTSTINGLLAQRLTRRLDKSSMEKYPVMPEMVEELKLHEISDDKEFHFYRPQPSETNPTGYGGRLSILECLTMTEDIRRLVMKGATAGELQRQAQAEGMLTMYQDGLLKCLAGDTSFEEVIRVSHE encoded by the coding sequence ATGACAACAGATAAAACCGAAGATCAAGCTGAAACAATAACAGCAACCGACGTGCAAGATGTGCCTGAAAAGCCAAAAGGCTTTGAAGCGCAGTTATGCGAATATTTGGTTGAGCAAGGGCGAATCAAGGAAGAAGACTTACAGCGAGGTGTTCGATTACACCATGAAAGTTTTGGTGGGTCGTTGGTGCCATTGCTGGTGCGTTTGGGTCTGGCATCAGAACGTGATGTGGCCTTGAGTTTACATGAGTTGATGGATTTGCCATTGATGAATGACAAATCCATGCCAGAAACGGTTACCACAGAAACTGAGTTTCCATTGCGCTTTATGCGCGAAAGTCAATTTGTTCCTATTGATGAAAGCGATGATACATTGTCAGTTGTGATGGTTTATCCTTTTGATGAGTTTTTAATCAAAGCCATTAATATGGCTGCACATAAAAAAATCGACATTAAAATTGGCATGCCATCTGATGTAGAAAATGCCATTGAAAAATATTTTGGTGGTGGTAAGTCGGCAATGGGTCAAATCGTTGAAGGATTGTCTCACGACGGTGATGAAGAAGAGGATGTCGAACACCTTAAAGACTTGGCTTCTGAAGCACCTGTAATCCGATTGGTAAATATGGTCATGCAACGCGCTGTAGAATCTCGCGCATCAGACATTCATATTGAGCCTTTCGAGAACCGCTTGAAAGTACGTTACCGTGTAGATGGCGTGTTACATGAGGTTGAGTCACCACCGGCCAGGTCAACTTCAGCAGTTATTTCTCGAATCAAAATCATGGCGAAGCTGAACATTGCTGAGCGGCGGTTGCCTCAAGATGGGCGTATCATGTTGCGGGTTCAAGGTAAAGAGCTGGATTTACGTGTATCAACCGTGCCAACATCATACGGCGAAAGTGTGGTCATGCGTATTCTTGATAGGGAAAGCATTGTATTTGATTTCCATCAATTGGGATTCAGGGAAAACACTTTGGATCCTTTTATGAAAGTGTTGGAAATGCCTCATGGTATTTTGCTGGTGACGGGGCCAACAGGTAGTGGTAAAACCACCACCCTTTACACCGCATTACAAAAACTGAATACCGAAGACAGAAAAATCATTACGGTTGAAGACCCAGTAGAGTATCAATTGACAGGCATCAATCAAATTCAAGCGAAATCGTCGATTGGACTGGACTTTTCATCGGCATTGCGTGCGATTGTACGACAAGATCCTGACATTATCATGATTGGTGAGATGCGAGATTTGGAAACCGCTCGAATTGCGATTCAATCTGCACTGACGGGCCACTTGGTGCTGTCAACCATTCACACGAATTCAGCAGCAGGTGGAATCACTCGATTGATTGATATGGGCGTTGAAGATTATCTTTTGACCTCAACCATTAATGGCCTATTGGCCCAACGTTTGACCCGTCGCTTAGACAAAAGCAGCATGGAAAAATATCCGGTAATGCCAGAGATGGTAGAAGAGTTGAAATTGCATGAAATCAGTGATGACAAGGAATTTCACTTTTATCGACCTCAACCTTCAGAGACAAACCCAACTGGTTATGGTGGCAGGTTGTCAATTTTAGAGTGCCTTACCATGACTGAGGACATCAGGCGATTGGTCATGAAAGGAGCAACTGCAGGCGAGTTACAAAGACAAGCACAAGCTGAAGGTATGTTAACCATGTATCAAGATGGTTTGTTGAAATGTTTGGCAGGTGACACCAGTTTTGAAGAAGTCATCAGGGTGTCACACGAATAA
- a CDS encoding exosortase H-associated membrane protein encodes MKSPIKQLIISAALYLPLCFFIWFYGAAFWVMPVRWLTELTLNIWQADLFNGVVQNQYLLVVETLIFPTQAMTGHEGKIAVLDVQVNPMIYGYGLAVIGGLVASLPDLSWQKKMIQIMIGYVMIVLVQSFGSFWQTIKHLLFSGGDAQQAILDTGISPDLVAAMYQLSYLILPAVMPIVLWILMNRKFIEFLVNNKDSETADDEPA; translated from the coding sequence GTGAAGTCACCAATAAAACAATTGATAATAAGTGCAGCGTTATATTTGCCGCTGTGCTTTTTTATTTGGTTTTATGGGGCAGCATTTTGGGTGATGCCTGTCCGTTGGCTGACTGAATTGACATTGAATATATGGCAGGCTGATTTGTTTAATGGTGTGGTGCAAAACCAATACCTGCTTGTTGTTGAAACGCTTATATTTCCTACACAGGCGATGACCGGCCATGAAGGAAAGATTGCTGTTTTAGATGTTCAGGTGAACCCAATGATATACGGTTATGGGCTGGCAGTAATCGGAGGTTTAGTGGCTTCTTTGCCGGACTTGTCGTGGCAGAAAAAAATGATTCAAATCATGATAGGCTATGTGATGATTGTATTGGTTCAAAGCTTTGGTTCGTTTTGGCAAACCATAAAACACCTGCTGTTCAGTGGTGGTGATGCACAGCAAGCCATATTGGATACGGGTATTTCTCCAGATTTGGTGGCTGCCATGTATCAATTGTCATATTTGATTTTGCCCGCAGTTATGCCCATAGTGTTGTGGATTTTAATGAACAGAAAATTCATAGAGTTCTTGGTAAATAACAAGGACTCTGAAACTGCTGATGATGAACCGGCTTAG